Within the Sphingobacteriales bacterium genome, the region TAAGGCATTTAACAATATAGTTGGATTTCAAATCGTACTTTGTCCATTTCAAACACGTATTCATTGTATATTAAAATCAAGTTTAAATAAATAATTCAAAAAAATCTTTAATCACTTAACAGGGTACTTATGCTTATCTTTGGAACAAAAACAATCCCGACTACTATCAAAACTGGCGAATTTCAGTGTCCAAATTGCCAAGACAAAAGAAGTTACACGCTAAAAAGGTTTAAAAAATATTTCCACATTTTTTTTATTCCATTAATTCCAACCGACAATTTAGGTGATAGCTTAGACTGTAATTATTGTTCGACGAGTTATATTCCAGGAACAATTCTTAGTAAGGGTGAATATAGTCCAGAGAATCCATTAGGAAATAATTTCACAGGTAACTATTTGGAAATGATTCCTACCACATTTGGGACAAGATTAGGGGCTTACATAATTGATTTAATTTTGATTCAGGTAATAACAATTGCATTGGCATCAATGAAACTTGGAATCTTTTTATCACTTTTTAATTTTATCTACTTTTTAGCTTGTGATATAATGTTTGAAGGTTCATCGGTTGGAAAATTGATTTTAAAAATCAAAGTCTCAGAATTGGACGAAGACAAGTTGCCAACTATTATGAATCTTTTTATACGAAATTTAATCAAAGGAATTTGTGGCTTTTTCCCACTAATTTATTTATTTGCCTTATCAAATAAAAATGTTCAAACACTACACGACAAGGCTGCTAAAACAATTGTTATAGGGCAAGCATAGGAAGTAAAAGCCCTGCCACCAACATCGGCTTGGCAACAGCAGGGCAGACGGAAGTAATTGAACATCTGTACTTCTATTACAATACTTCCTAAAGAAATTAAGCTACCCTCCAATCAGAATGGTTTTCAAATAATAGCTTTTTGATTTTATGATTATTTTTGACTTGATTGGGTTCTTAAGTATTTTTTTTAAAAAGCAATTTTACGAAGCCATTCGCAATATATTCACTTTAGATTTGGATAGTTTTTCTTTGGCATAATCCAAAGTGAGATGAAATTCTTTGATGCCGCTTTGCGAAGGTAATTCAAACATGGCATCGGTGAGGATAGCCTCGCAAATGGAGCGCAAGCCGCGTGCACCCAGTTCAAATTCAATGGCTTTGTCCACAATAAAATCTACCACTTCATCGGTTATCACCAAATGAATACCCTCCAAATCAAATAATTTGCCGTATTGTTTAAGGAGTGCATTGCGCGGGCGGGTGAGTATGTCGCGCAGGGCGGCTTTGTCGAGCGGCTGTAAGTAAGTCACCACTGGCAAGCGTCCCACCAATTCCGGTATCAGCCCAAAATGGCGCAAATCTTGCGGATTGACGTATTGCAGCAGATTGTTTTTGTCCACCGTCACCGTATTTTGCACGGCACTGTAGCCGATGTTATTCGATTTCATACGTTTGGCGATAAGCGACTCAATACCATCAAAAGCACCGCCGCAAATAAACAAGATATTCTGGGTGTTGATTTTTACCATTTTTTGTTCGGGGTGTTTGCGCCCTCCTTGCGGTGGCACCAATACTTCGCTGCCTTCAAGGAGTTTGAGCAATGCCTGTTGCACGCCCTCGCCCGATACATCGCGCGTGATGGAGGGATTGTCGCCTTTGCGCGAAATTTTATCTATTTCGTCAATGTAAATAATACCGCGCTCGGCTGCTTTTACGTCATAGTTGCATACTTGCAGCAAACGCGACAAAATGCTTTCCACATCTTCGCCCACATAGCCCGCTTCCGTAAATACGGTGGCATCAACTATCGTAAAAGGCACATTCAAAAACTTGGCAATGGTACGCGCCAACAACGTTTTTCCCGTTCCGGTACGACCTACCAAAATAATATTGGATTTTTCTATTTCTACCTCTGTGTTGTCGTTTTGCTGTTGCAGTCTTTTGTAATGATTATACACCGCTACGGCAATGATTTTTTTGGCTTCATCTTGCCCTACAACATACAAATCCAAAAACTCCTTAATCGCCAAGGGTTTTACCATTTTTGGGGTGGTAAATTTGTGCGATTTCTGATTGTTGATTTGCAACTCCTCCTCTATGATTTGTTGCGCCTGTGCTACACAATTTTCGCAAATGTGCCCTTCTATGCCTGCTATCAAAATGATGGTATCTTCTTTCCCTTTTCCGCAAAAAGAGCAAACTTGAGCATAATTATTTTTTGCCATAAAATGCTGAATAAATGATATTAAAATGAGTGCAATAACTTGGCGTGCTTGCAAATTAAAGCTGTAAAGATATAGTCTTCATCGCAATATCGCCGTATTTTAAATGATATTATCGTCATTTTTTACAATTTATTGACTTATTACAACGCTTATCAATATTTATACCGCAATACTTGATTTGAAAGCACAGCATTGACC harbors:
- a CDS encoding RDD family protein, with product MLIFGTKTIPTTIKTGEFQCPNCQDKRSYTLKRFKKYFHIFFIPLIPTDNLGDSLDCNYCSTSYIPGTILSKGEYSPENPLGNNFTGNYLEMIPTTFGTRLGAYIIDLILIQVITIALASMKLGIFLSLFNFIYFLACDIMFEGSSVGKLILKIKVSELDEDKLPTIMNLFIRNLIKGICGFFPLIYLFALSNKNVQTLHDKAAKTIVIGQA
- the clpX gene encoding ATP-dependent Clp protease ATP-binding subunit ClpX, with translation MAKNNYAQVCSFCGKGKEDTIILIAGIEGHICENCVAQAQQIIEEELQINNQKSHKFTTPKMVKPLAIKEFLDLYVVGQDEAKKIIAVAVYNHYKRLQQQNDNTEVEIEKSNIILVGRTGTGKTLLARTIAKFLNVPFTIVDATVFTEAGYVGEDVESILSRLLQVCNYDVKAAERGIIYIDEIDKISRKGDNPSITRDVSGEGVQQALLKLLEGSEVLVPPQGGRKHPEQKMVKINTQNILFICGGAFDGIESLIAKRMKSNNIGYSAVQNTVTVDKNNLLQYVNPQDLRHFGLIPELVGRLPVVTYLQPLDKAALRDILTRPRNALLKQYGKLFDLEGIHLVITDEVVDFIVDKAIEFELGARGLRSICEAILTDAMFELPSQSGIKEFHLTLDYAKEKLSKSKVNILRMAS